The Methyloceanibacter sp. wino2 nucleotide sequence AGTTCGTCCGCGAGGCGCTTGAGCTCGTCATCGGTGAGCTGACGCAAATCCTTCGGCGTGTGAATTCGGTCTAGTAGTGGCGTGGCGTTCTCGGCGCTCATTCGCTTTCCTGTCGGAGGACTTTCTCCGCGACGGTTTTAGTCTTGAAATTTCTCGTCGTATCAATGCGTTACAGCAAGCTTACCGGGCCGACCTCACGCTGGCAACGTCTACAACCTTACCTCAAAACCGGCCCTGCCCAAGTTTGCCGGTCAGTCCTCCACATCGAGCGGCTCGACGCCGTTTGGCGTGCCGTCCTGATTGAGGGTGATTTTTTCCACGCGCGCCTCGGCGCTGCGGAGCAATTTATCGCAATGAGCGCGCAGGGCCTCGCCCCGCTCGTAGATCGAAATCGACGCTTCGAGTTCGACATCGCCCTTTTCGAGGCGGTCGACGATGGTCTCGAGCTCTTTCAGCGCGTCTTCGAAGCTCAATGTGGAGATATCAGCAGTGCCGGACGATTTAGCCATAGTTTTGAATTAGCGGTTTCCCTTCTCTGCCTCAAGCGCCCATCAGAGTCTTGACGTGGACAGCGGCGGACGAGGCCAGGGCATCGAGATCGTAACCGCCCTCCAGAGTAGAAACGAGTTTGCCGCCCGAATGTTTCGCCGCGACCTCCAGCAACTGCTCCGTGATCCAAGCAAAATCCTCCTCCTGCAGGCGGAGTTGGGCCAACGGGTCCCTCAGATGGGCATCGAAACCGGCCGAGACAAGCACGAAGTCAGGGGCAAAGGCGTCGAGCGCCGGGGCAATCTGCGTCGAGTAGGCCGCCCGGAAGTCCTCGCCGTCGTCTCCAGGGGCGAGTGGCGCATTCCAGATATTGCCGACCCCCGTCTCGTCCTTGGCCCCTGTCCCCGGAAACAAGGGCATCTGATGGGTCGAGCCGTAGAAAAGGTCCTCGTCGGTCCAGAACGCGGCCTGGGTGCCGTTGCCATGATGGACGTCGAAGTCGATCACGGCCACGCGCTCGGCGCCGTGGGCCTCGCGTGCATGCAGCGCCGCGACGGCGACGGAATTGAAGAGGCAGAAGCCCATGGCGCGGGACGGCTCGGCATGGTGACCCGGCGGGCGCACGGCACAGAAAGCATTGTCCGCCTTGCCGGCCACCACCTGGTCCACTCCGTGGAGCACCGCCCCCGTGGCCCGCAGGGCCGCCTCCCAGCTCCCCGGCGACACCACCGTGTCCGGGTCCAGCCAGCTATGGAGTTGTTTGGGAATCGCGGCACGAACGTCGGTGACATAGGCCTTGGGGTGCAGGCGTTCGATCGCAGAAAGCTCGGCTAGCGGGGCCTCTTCCCGCTTCAGATCCGCGAAGTCCTCGGCGCTAAGGGCTCGCTCGATGGCGCGCAAGCGGTCGGCCTGCTCCGGATGGCCGTAGCCCGTGTCGTGCTCAAGGCAGGCCGGGTGCGTGAGAAGCAGCGTCGTCATGCGGTCCTTGGTGTCTCCCGCCCCCATGATACCCCGTTTGAAGCGCCGGGCCAGTGCGACCGCACACGCTCGCTTGACCTCACCGGACGGACACGCGACATGGAGCCAGAGAAATCGGACGCACCATGCCTGTTCTTCCCGCCACAGACGAAACCATCGCCAGCGCGGCTCAAGCGCTCGCCGCCGGCGGCCTCGTCGCCTTCCCCACCGAGACCGTCTATGGCCTCGGCGCCGACGCCCGGGAGGCGA carries:
- a CDS encoding histone deacetylase family protein; its protein translation is MTTLLLTHPACLEHDTGYGHPEQADRLRAIERALSAEDFADLKREEAPLAELSAIERLHPKAYVTDVRAAIPKQLHSWLDPDTVVSPGSWEAALRATGAVLHGVDQVVAGKADNAFCAVRPPGHHAEPSRAMGFCLFNSVAVAALHAREAHGAERVAVIDFDVHHGNGTQAAFWTDEDLFYGSTHQMPLFPGTGAKDETGVGNIWNAPLAPGDDGEDFRAAYSTQIAPALDAFAPDFVLVSAGFDAHLRDPLAQLRLQEEDFAWITEQLLEVAAKHSGGKLVSTLEGGYDLDALASSAAVHVKTLMGA
- a CDS encoding exodeoxyribonuclease VII small subunit — encoded protein: MAKSSGTADISTLSFEDALKELETIVDRLEKGDVELEASISIYERGEALRAHCDKLLRSAEARVEKITLNQDGTPNGVEPLDVED